Proteins co-encoded in one Burkholderia ambifaria AMMD genomic window:
- a CDS encoding universal stress protein, producing MASYNKILLCYDGTLEGRKALRCGANLALDLKAETHLLSVVDMRSSIAQSAGLLTDVACGRFEETAREILQEGVNWLRERGVQAEGHFAFGYPIDEIANLATELKADLVVVGHRCRSGLSRWWMGSGNTQLLDRVNCSILVACSSAEEQKAEIAREREAAISNGK from the coding sequence ATGGCTAGCTACAACAAGATTCTGCTGTGCTACGACGGCACGCTCGAGGGGCGCAAGGCATTGCGGTGCGGTGCCAACCTCGCGCTGGACCTGAAGGCGGAAACGCATTTGCTGTCGGTCGTCGACATGCGCTCGAGCATCGCGCAAAGCGCCGGGTTGCTGACCGACGTCGCGTGCGGCCGCTTCGAGGAAACCGCGCGCGAGATCCTGCAAGAAGGCGTGAACTGGCTGCGCGAGCGCGGCGTTCAGGCGGAAGGCCATTTCGCGTTCGGCTATCCGATCGACGAAATCGCGAATCTCGCGACGGAGTTGAAGGCCGACCTCGTCGTCGTCGGCCATCGGTGCCGTAGCGGGTTGTCGAGATGGTGGATGGGGTCGGGCAACACGCAACTGCTCGATCGCGTGAACTGCAGCATTCTGGTCGCGTGTTCGTCGGCCGAAGAGCAAAAGGCCGAGATCGCGCGCGAACGCGAAGCGGCCATCTCGAACGGCAAGTAA
- a CDS encoding DUF2939 domain-containing protein, whose protein sequence is MTGSSGRAWRLKPVLIVVLAVAILAAVGYAYASPYVALGRLKSAIDARDSQAVSEYVDFPSLRISLKQQVTEELMRRIDAVKKDNPFAVIGALIGSALIGPLVDAYATPEGVAALMSGIPPRGNPGERPPDWSGPPAGNAPANAPAAPPANPASAPMPGSNATASAASAPASAPAPTPTPAPAPASPSDAGHPQQTSAGYRNIDEFVVTYQRSADGTRYAAVFRRFGLFSWKLSAIDLHA, encoded by the coding sequence GTGACTGGATCTTCGGGCCGCGCGTGGCGGCTCAAGCCCGTGCTGATCGTCGTGCTGGCCGTCGCCATTCTGGCGGCGGTCGGCTATGCATACGCGTCGCCGTACGTCGCGCTAGGTCGCCTGAAATCGGCGATCGACGCGCGCGATTCGCAGGCGGTCAGCGAATATGTCGACTTTCCGTCGCTGCGCATCAGCCTGAAGCAGCAGGTCACGGAAGAGTTGATGCGCCGGATCGACGCGGTGAAGAAGGACAATCCGTTCGCGGTGATTGGCGCGCTGATCGGATCTGCGTTGATCGGCCCGCTGGTCGATGCGTATGCGACACCGGAAGGTGTGGCGGCGCTGATGAGCGGCATCCCGCCGCGCGGTAACCCGGGCGAGCGGCCCCCCGACTGGTCGGGGCCGCCGGCAGGCAATGCGCCCGCCAACGCACCGGCCGCGCCACCGGCCAATCCGGCTAGCGCACCCATGCCGGGCAGCAATGCCACCGCGTCGGCTGCATCGGCGCCGGCGTCTGCGCCCGCACCCACGCCCACGCCCGCGCCCGCCCCGGCGAGCCCGAGCGACGCGGGCCATCCGCAGCAAACGAGTGCCGGCTACCGGAATATCGATGAATTCGTCGTGACCTACCAGCGCAGCGCCGACGGCACGCGCTATGCGGCGGTCTTCCGCCGCTTCGGCCTGTTCTCGTGGAAGCTGTCCGCGATCGACCTGCACGCCTGA
- the lexA gene encoding transcriptional repressor LexA has protein sequence MTKLTARQQQVFDLIRRAIERSGFPPTRAEIAAELGFSSPNAAEEHLRALARKGVIELAAGASRGIRLLGIEDAPHQFTLPHAGLMQLSLPLVGRVAAGSPILAQEHISQHYACDPALFTSKPDYLLKVRGLSMRDAGILDGDLLAVQKRTEAKDGQIIVARLGDDVTVKRLMRRPGGLELIAENPDYENIFVKAGSAEFALEGIAVGLIRSGEL, from the coding sequence ATGACCAAACTCACCGCACGTCAGCAGCAAGTGTTCGACTTGATCCGCCGGGCGATCGAGCGCTCCGGTTTCCCGCCCACGCGCGCCGAGATCGCGGCCGAGCTGGGTTTCAGCTCGCCGAACGCGGCCGAGGAACACCTCCGTGCGCTGGCGCGCAAGGGCGTGATCGAGCTCGCCGCCGGCGCGTCGCGCGGCATTCGCCTGCTCGGCATCGAAGATGCGCCGCACCAGTTCACGCTGCCGCACGCCGGCCTGATGCAACTGTCGCTGCCGCTCGTCGGCCGGGTGGCGGCCGGTAGCCCGATCCTCGCGCAGGAGCACATCTCGCAGCATTACGCATGCGATCCCGCGCTCTTCACGAGCAAGCCCGACTACCTGCTGAAGGTGCGCGGCCTGTCGATGCGCGACGCCGGCATTCTCGACGGCGACCTCCTCGCCGTGCAGAAGCGCACGGAAGCGAAGGACGGCCAGATCATCGTCGCGCGTCTGGGCGACGACGTCACGGTCAAGCGCCTGATGCGCCGGCCCGGCGGCCTCGAGCTGATCGCCGAGAATCCGGATTACGAAAACATCTTCGTCAAGGCCGGCAGCGCGGAATTCGCGCTGGAAGGCATCGCCGTCGGGCTGATCCGCTCGGGCGAACTCTGA
- a CDS encoding sulfate ABC transporter substrate-binding protein, which produces MAKRNTGLVGGAGRLIATLALGAAAALGVVTHAQADTTFLNVSYDPTRELYQDFNQAFGKAWKAKTGETVNFKQSHGGSGAQARSVLDGLQADVVTLALAYDIDALANKGLVNKDWQKRLPDNASPYTSTIVFLVRKGNPKGIKDWDDLTKPGISIVTPNPKTSGGARWNYLAAWSYAVHKPGGNEQGAKEFVTKLYKNAGVLDSGARGATTSFVQRGIGDVLIAWENEAFLSIKEFGTDKFEIVVPSVSILAEPPVAVVDKVVDKKGTRKLAEAYLNFLYSPQGQEIAARNYYRPRSKNVPAELTKQFPKLKLYTVDDTFGGWTNAQKTHFADGGVFDSIYKPQ; this is translated from the coding sequence ATGGCGAAGCGCAATACGGGGCTGGTGGGCGGAGCGGGCCGCCTGATTGCAACACTCGCGCTCGGCGCGGCGGCGGCGTTGGGCGTCGTCACGCATGCGCAGGCCGATACGACGTTCCTGAACGTGTCGTACGACCCGACGCGCGAGCTGTATCAGGACTTCAACCAGGCGTTCGGCAAGGCGTGGAAGGCGAAGACGGGCGAGACGGTCAACTTCAAGCAGTCGCACGGCGGCTCGGGCGCGCAGGCGCGCTCGGTACTCGACGGCCTGCAGGCCGACGTCGTCACGCTGGCGCTCGCCTACGACATCGACGCGCTCGCCAACAAGGGGCTGGTGAACAAGGACTGGCAAAAGCGCCTGCCGGACAACGCATCGCCGTACACGTCGACGATCGTGTTCCTCGTGCGCAAGGGCAACCCGAAAGGGATCAAGGACTGGGACGATCTGACCAAGCCGGGCATCTCGATCGTCACGCCGAACCCGAAGACCTCGGGCGGTGCGCGCTGGAACTACCTGGCCGCATGGTCGTATGCCGTGCACAAGCCGGGCGGTAACGAGCAGGGCGCGAAGGAATTCGTGACGAAGCTCTACAAGAATGCAGGCGTGCTCGATTCGGGCGCGCGTGGCGCGACGACGAGCTTCGTGCAGCGCGGGATCGGCGACGTGCTGATCGCGTGGGAGAACGAGGCGTTCCTGTCGATCAAGGAATTCGGCACCGACAAGTTCGAGATCGTCGTGCCGTCGGTGAGCATCCTGGCCGAGCCGCCCGTCGCGGTGGTCGACAAGGTGGTCGACAAGAAGGGCACGCGCAAGCTGGCGGAGGCCTACCTGAATTTCCTGTACAGCCCGCAGGGCCAGGAGATCGCGGCGCGCAACTACTACCGTCCGCGTTCGAAGAACGTGCCGGCGGAGCTGACGAAGCAGTTCCCGAAGCTGAAGCTGTACACGGTCGACGACACGTTCGGCGGCTGGACGAATGCGCAGAAGACGCATTTCGCGGACGGCGGCGTGTTCGACTCGATCTACAAGCCGCAGTAA
- the cysT gene encoding sulfate ABC transporter permease subunit CysT: MTTYTFRKPSALPGFGVTLGITVAYLSLVVLIPLAATFLKTATLSWDQFVTAVTSPRVLASYRLTFSAALGGALINAVFGFLVAWVLVRYRFPLKRLVDAIVDLPFALPTSVAGISLAAVYATNGWVGQYLAPFGIKIAFTPIGVLVALTFIGLPFVVRTVQPVLEDFEREQEEAAACLGASRWLTFRRVVLPAVLPALLTGFALAFARALGEYGSVIFIAGNVPMKSEITSLLIITKLEQYDYAGATALAVVMLVVSFLMLLLINTLQWYLQRRTSKGASGPAPSSATIAATVQGGQQ, encoded by the coding sequence ATGACGACGTACACCTTTCGCAAGCCGAGCGCGCTGCCCGGCTTCGGCGTGACGCTTGGCATCACGGTGGCCTATTTGAGCCTCGTGGTGCTGATCCCGCTCGCCGCCACGTTCCTGAAGACCGCGACTTTGTCGTGGGACCAGTTCGTCACCGCCGTCACGTCGCCGCGCGTACTCGCGTCGTACCGGCTGACGTTTTCCGCCGCCCTGGGCGGCGCATTGATCAACGCCGTGTTCGGCTTTCTCGTCGCGTGGGTGCTGGTGCGCTACCGGTTCCCGTTGAAGCGCCTCGTCGACGCGATCGTCGACCTGCCGTTCGCGTTGCCGACGTCGGTCGCGGGCATTTCGCTGGCAGCCGTCTATGCGACCAACGGCTGGGTCGGCCAGTATCTCGCGCCGTTCGGCATCAAGATCGCGTTCACGCCCATCGGCGTGCTGGTGGCGCTGACCTTCATCGGGCTGCCGTTCGTCGTGCGCACCGTGCAGCCCGTGCTCGAGGATTTCGAGCGCGAGCAGGAGGAGGCCGCCGCGTGCCTCGGCGCATCGCGCTGGCTGACGTTCCGCCGCGTCGTGTTGCCGGCCGTGCTGCCGGCGCTGCTCACCGGCTTCGCGCTGGCGTTCGCGCGCGCGCTCGGCGAATACGGGTCGGTGATCTTCATCGCCGGCAACGTGCCGATGAAATCCGAGATCACGTCGCTCCTGATCATCACGAAGCTCGAGCAGTACGACTATGCGGGCGCGACCGCGCTGGCGGTCGTGATGCTGGTCGTGTCGTTCCTGATGCTGCTCCTGATCAACACGCTGCAGTGGTATCTGCAGCGTCGTACGAGCAAGGGGGCGAGCGGCCCCGCGCCGTCGAGCGCAACCATTGCCGCGACCGTCCAGGGAGGCCAGCAATGA
- the cysW gene encoding sulfate ABC transporter permease subunit CysW, giving the protein MSQESSAVLNTPSAARARAAKRPDPVSESRVVRWLLTGIALAFLAFFLVVPLAAVFFEALRKGVGFYLESLADPDAWSAIKLTLTVAVIAVPLNLVFGVCASWAIAKFEFRGKALLTTLIDLPFSVSPVISGLVYVLLFGAQGWLGPWLQDHDVQIIFAVPGIVLATIFVTFPFVARELIPLMQAQGTDEEEAARVLGASGWQIFRRVTLPNVKWGLLYGVILCNARAMGEFGAVSVVSGHIRGVTDTMPLHVEILYNEYNFAAAFAVASVLALLALVTLALKLLAERHLAAELAGARDDVPAHAGPVAAISSKS; this is encoded by the coding sequence ATGAGCCAGGAGTCCAGTGCCGTGCTGAACACCCCGTCCGCCGCGCGCGCGCGTGCCGCGAAACGGCCCGACCCCGTCAGCGAGTCGCGCGTCGTGCGCTGGCTGCTCACGGGCATCGCGCTGGCGTTCCTCGCGTTCTTCCTCGTCGTGCCGCTCGCCGCGGTGTTCTTCGAGGCGCTGCGCAAGGGCGTCGGCTTCTATCTCGAATCGCTCGCCGATCCGGACGCATGGTCGGCGATCAAGCTGACGCTGACGGTCGCCGTGATCGCGGTGCCGCTGAACCTCGTGTTCGGCGTGTGCGCGTCGTGGGCGATCGCGAAATTCGAATTTCGCGGCAAGGCATTGCTGACCACGCTGATCGACCTGCCGTTCTCCGTGTCGCCGGTCATCTCGGGCCTCGTCTACGTGCTGCTGTTCGGCGCGCAGGGCTGGCTCGGGCCGTGGCTGCAGGACCACGACGTGCAGATCATCTTCGCGGTGCCGGGCATCGTGCTCGCGACGATCTTCGTCACGTTCCCGTTCGTCGCGCGCGAGCTGATCCCGCTGATGCAGGCGCAGGGCACCGACGAGGAAGAGGCCGCGCGCGTGCTCGGTGCGTCGGGCTGGCAGATCTTCCGGCGCGTGACGCTGCCGAACGTGAAGTGGGGCCTGCTGTACGGCGTGATCCTGTGCAATGCGCGCGCGATGGGCGAGTTCGGTGCGGTGTCGGTCGTGTCCGGCCACATTCGCGGCGTGACCGACACGATGCCGCTGCACGTCGAGATCCTGTACAACGAATACAACTTCGCGGCGGCGTTCGCGGTGGCGTCGGTGCTGGCGCTGCTCGCGCTCGTCACGCTCGCGCTGAAGCTGCTCGCCGAGCGTCATCTCGCCGCCGAACTGGCCGGCGCACGCGATGACGTTCCCGCTCATGCCGGCCCCGTCGCCGCCATTTCGTCGAAATCGTAA
- a CDS encoding sulfate/molybdate ABC transporter ATP-binding protein, translated as MGITVRHLQKRFGDFTALDNVSLDFPAGELVALLGPSGCGKTTLLRVIAGLEHADAGQVVLQGLDVASVGARDRQVGFVFQHYALFRHMTVFENVAFGLRVKPRRERPSEAVIRDKVHELLKLVQLDWLAQRYPSELSGGQRQRIALARALAVEPKVLLLDEPFGALDAKVRKELRSWLRRLHDDLHISTIFVTHDQEEALEVADRIVVLNRGHVEQVGSPQDVYDHPQSAFVYEFLGAANRLPGTVAGRGFVAEGAAAPIAVDADFAGPANAYVRPHDLQLWPAGDGHRDGIAVDVRRVIPLGGSVRVELEARTGGALEAELDRDAWRALALQVGDGATAVPRAVRVFPAH; from the coding sequence ATGGGTATCACCGTCCGTCACCTTCAAAAGCGCTTCGGCGATTTCACCGCCCTCGACAACGTGTCGCTCGACTTCCCCGCGGGCGAGCTCGTCGCGCTGCTCGGGCCGTCCGGCTGCGGCAAGACCACGCTGCTGCGCGTGATCGCGGGCCTCGAGCACGCGGACGCCGGCCAGGTCGTGCTGCAGGGGCTCGACGTCGCGTCGGTGGGCGCGCGCGATCGCCAGGTCGGCTTCGTGTTCCAGCATTACGCGCTGTTTCGCCACATGACCGTATTCGAGAACGTCGCGTTCGGGCTGCGCGTGAAACCGCGCCGCGAGCGGCCGTCGGAAGCCGTGATCCGCGACAAGGTGCACGAGCTGCTGAAGCTCGTGCAGCTCGACTGGCTCGCGCAGCGCTATCCGTCCGAGCTGTCGGGCGGCCAGCGCCAGCGGATCGCGCTCGCCCGCGCGCTCGCGGTCGAGCCGAAGGTGCTGCTGCTCGACGAGCCGTTCGGCGCGCTCGACGCGAAGGTGCGCAAGGAACTGCGTAGCTGGCTGCGGCGCCTGCACGACGATCTGCACATTTCGACGATCTTCGTCACGCACGACCAGGAAGAGGCGCTGGAAGTGGCCGACCGGATCGTCGTGCTGAACCGCGGGCACGTGGAGCAGGTCGGCAGCCCGCAGGACGTCTACGATCATCCGCAAAGCGCGTTCGTCTACGAATTTCTCGGCGCGGCGAACCGCCTGCCGGGCACCGTCGCCGGCCGTGGCTTCGTCGCCGAGGGCGCGGCGGCCCCGATCGCGGTCGATGCCGATTTCGCGGGCCCCGCGAACGCGTACGTGCGGCCGCACGACCTGCAGCTGTGGCCGGCCGGCGACGGTCATCGCGACGGCATCGCGGTGGACGTGCGCCGCGTGATCCCGCTCGGCGGCTCGGTGCGGGTCGAACTCGAGGCGCGCACGGGCGGCGCACTCGAAGCGGAACTCGATCGCGACGCGTGGCGTGCGCTCGCGCTGCAGGTCGGCGACGGTGCGACGGCCGTACCGCGCGCGGTGCGGGTATTTCCCGCACACTGA
- a CDS encoding CysB family HTH-type transcriptional regulator, translated as MNFQQLRFVREAVRQNMNLTEVANVLYTSQSGVSKQIKDLEDELGVDIFIRRGKRLTGLTEPGKAVHQLIERMLLDAENLRRVARQFADQDSGHLVVATTHTQARYALPKVIRQFTDVFPKVHLALRQGSPQQIAQMILNGEADLGISTEALDRYPDIVTFPCYSWHHTVVVPKGHPLVGRENLTLDEIAEYPIITYDQDFTGRSHIDQAFTQAGAVPDVVLTAIDADVIKTYVELGMGIGVVAAMAFDPQRDTGLVALDTQHLFEASTTRVGLRKGAFLRAYAYRLIEMFAPQLNEAEIAAQLRETV; from the coding sequence ATGAATTTTCAGCAATTGCGTTTCGTGCGCGAAGCCGTGCGGCAGAACATGAATCTGACGGAAGTCGCGAACGTGCTGTACACGTCGCAGTCGGGCGTGTCGAAGCAGATCAAGGATCTCGAGGACGAACTGGGCGTCGACATCTTCATCCGGCGCGGCAAGCGGCTCACGGGGCTCACGGAGCCCGGCAAGGCCGTGCACCAGTTGATCGAGCGGATGCTGCTCGATGCCGAGAACCTGCGCCGCGTCGCGCGCCAGTTCGCCGACCAGGACAGCGGCCACCTCGTCGTCGCGACCACGCACACGCAGGCGCGCTACGCGCTGCCGAAGGTGATCCGGCAGTTCACCGACGTGTTCCCGAAGGTGCATCTCGCGCTGCGCCAGGGCAGCCCGCAGCAGATCGCGCAGATGATCCTCAATGGCGAAGCCGATCTCGGCATCTCGACCGAGGCGCTCGACCGCTATCCGGACATCGTGACGTTCCCGTGCTATTCGTGGCACCACACGGTGGTCGTGCCGAAGGGGCATCCGCTCGTCGGCCGCGAGAACCTGACGCTCGACGAAATCGCCGAGTATCCGATCATCACGTATGACCAGGACTTCACGGGCCGCTCGCACATCGACCAGGCGTTCACGCAGGCCGGCGCGGTGCCCGACGTCGTGCTGACCGCGATCGACGCGGACGTGATCAAGACCTACGTCGAGCTCGGGATGGGGATCGGCGTCGTCGCGGCGATGGCCTTCGATCCGCAGCGCGACACCGGCCTCGTCGCGCTCGACACGCAGCACCTGTTCGAGGCGAGCACGACGCGGGTCGGGCTGCGCAAGGGCGCATTCCTGCGCGCGTATGCGTACCGGCTGATCGAGATGTTCGCGCCGCAACTGAACGAAGCGGAAATCGCCGCGCAGCTGCGCGAAACGGTCTGA
- a CDS encoding sugar ABC transporter substrate-binding protein: MNVLFRRRFLTAALAAVAVAAAPAVHAQAGAKPKVALVMKSLANEFFLTMETGAKEYQKHNAGQFDLITNGIKDETDTANQIRIVEQMIVSKVDAIVLAPADSKALVPVVKKAVDAGIIVVNIDNRLDPDVLKSKNLNVPFVGPDNRKGARKIGDYLAKRLKAGDQVGILEGVSTTTNAQQRTAGFQDAMKAGGMKVVSVQSGEWEIDKGNAVASAMLNEYPNLRALLCGNDNMAIGAVSAVRAAGKQGKVFVVGYDNINAIKPMLKDGRVLATADQYAAKQAVFGIDTALKAIAEHRKQADMTGVVETPVDLVTK; the protein is encoded by the coding sequence ATGAATGTCCTCTTTCGCCGTCGTTTCCTGACCGCCGCGCTTGCCGCCGTCGCGGTCGCCGCCGCACCGGCCGTCCACGCGCAAGCGGGGGCCAAGCCGAAGGTCGCGCTCGTGATGAAGTCGCTCGCCAACGAGTTCTTCCTGACGATGGAAACCGGCGCGAAGGAATACCAGAAGCACAACGCCGGCCAGTTCGACCTGATCACGAACGGCATCAAGGACGAGACCGACACCGCGAACCAGATCCGCATCGTCGAGCAGATGATCGTGTCGAAGGTCGATGCGATCGTGCTCGCGCCGGCCGATTCGAAGGCGCTCGTGCCGGTCGTGAAGAAGGCGGTCGACGCGGGCATCATCGTCGTGAACATCGACAACCGGCTCGACCCCGACGTGCTGAAGTCGAAGAACCTGAACGTGCCGTTCGTCGGCCCCGACAACCGCAAGGGCGCGCGCAAGATCGGCGACTACCTCGCGAAGCGGCTGAAGGCGGGCGACCAGGTCGGTATCCTCGAAGGCGTGTCGACGACGACCAACGCGCAGCAGCGCACGGCCGGCTTCCAGGATGCGATGAAGGCGGGCGGGATGAAGGTCGTGTCGGTGCAGTCGGGCGAGTGGGAGATCGACAAGGGCAATGCGGTCGCGTCCGCGATGCTCAACGAATACCCGAACCTGCGCGCGCTGCTGTGCGGCAACGACAACATGGCGATCGGCGCGGTGTCGGCGGTGCGGGCCGCGGGCAAGCAGGGCAAGGTGTTCGTGGTCGGCTACGACAACATCAACGCGATCAAGCCGATGCTGAAGGACGGCCGCGTGCTCGCGACCGCCGACCAGTACGCGGCGAAGCAGGCCGTGTTCGGCATCGACACGGCGCTCAAGGCGATTGCCGAGCATCGCAAGCAGGCCGACATGACCGGTGTGGTCGAGACGCCGGTGGATCTCGTGACGAAGTAA
- a CDS encoding sugar ABC transporter ATP-binding protein: MEPTFQPSRSAIPVLSVSGVGKTYAEPVLADVTLTLAPGEALALTGENGAGKSTLSKIIGGLVDPTTGTMQLGGQAYAPASRTQAEALGVRMVMQELNLLPTLTVAENLFLNRLPRRFGIIDRARLHDDAQAAMARVGLDAIDPDTPVGALGIGHQQMVEIARNLIGDCRVLILDEPTAMLTAREVELLFEQIDRLKAHGVAIVYISHRLDELARVAERVAVLRDGRLVHVGDMAATTSDGLVTLMVGREIGEHIDLGPRRIGAPRLAVSGMTRGTAVQDVSLEVRSGEIFGISGLIGAGRTELLRLIYGADTPDAGMISVGDPLKPARIASPVDAVRHGIALITEDRKGEGLLLSQSVTSNVSLGQLEQLARGGIVNTARETALAEQQIDALRIRTHGAAQPVGELSGGNQQKVVIGRWLARDMGVLLFDEPTRGIDVGAKFEIYTLMGALARDGRALVVVSSDLRELMLICDRIGVMSAGRMTAVFERGNWTQDALLAAAFAGFGRDALPEGARHLDAQAAPRAASGTSTTGRQQ, encoded by the coding sequence ATGGAACCGACCTTCCAACCCTCCCGTTCAGCCATTCCCGTGCTGTCCGTCTCCGGCGTGGGCAAGACCTACGCCGAACCGGTGCTCGCCGACGTCACGCTGACGCTCGCACCGGGCGAGGCGCTCGCGCTGACGGGCGAGAACGGCGCCGGAAAGAGCACGCTGTCGAAGATCATCGGCGGGCTCGTCGACCCGACGACCGGCACGATGCAGCTCGGCGGCCAGGCCTATGCGCCGGCGAGCCGCACGCAGGCCGAAGCGCTCGGCGTGCGCATGGTGATGCAGGAGCTGAACCTGTTGCCGACGCTGACGGTCGCCGAAAACCTGTTTCTGAACCGTCTGCCGCGACGCTTCGGCATCATTGATCGCGCGCGGCTGCATGACGACGCGCAGGCGGCGATGGCGCGTGTCGGGCTCGACGCGATCGACCCCGACACGCCAGTCGGTGCGCTCGGCATCGGCCACCAGCAGATGGTCGAGATCGCGCGCAATCTGATCGGCGACTGCCGCGTGCTGATCCTCGACGAGCCGACCGCGATGCTGACCGCACGCGAGGTCGAGCTGCTGTTCGAGCAGATCGACCGGTTGAAGGCGCACGGCGTGGCGATCGTCTACATCTCGCACCGGCTCGACGAGCTCGCGCGCGTCGCCGAGCGCGTCGCGGTGCTGCGCGACGGCCGGCTCGTGCATGTCGGCGACATGGCCGCGACGACGTCCGACGGGCTCGTCACGCTGATGGTCGGGCGCGAGATCGGCGAGCACATCGATCTCGGTCCGCGCCGAATCGGCGCGCCGCGACTCGCCGTGTCGGGCATGACGCGCGGCACGGCCGTGCAGGACGTGTCGCTCGAAGTGCGCTCGGGCGAAATCTTCGGCATCTCGGGGCTGATCGGCGCGGGGCGCACCGAATTGCTGCGGCTGATCTACGGCGCGGATACGCCGGACGCCGGAATGATCTCGGTCGGCGATCCGCTGAAGCCGGCGCGCATCGCTTCGCCCGTCGACGCGGTGCGGCACGGCATCGCGCTGATCACCGAGGACCGCAAGGGCGAAGGGCTGCTGCTGTCGCAGTCGGTCACGTCGAACGTGTCGCTCGGCCAGCTCGAGCAGCTCGCGCGCGGCGGCATCGTCAATACGGCGCGCGAAACGGCGCTCGCCGAGCAGCAGATCGACGCGTTGCGGATCCGCACGCACGGCGCAGCACAGCCGGTCGGCGAACTGTCGGGCGGCAACCAGCAGAAGGTCGTGATCGGCCGCTGGCTCGCGCGCGACATGGGCGTGCTGCTGTTCGATGAGCCGACCCGCGGAATCGACGTCGGCGCCAAATTCGAGATCTATACGCTGATGGGCGCGCTCGCGCGCGACGGCCGCGCGCTGGTGGTCGTCTCGAGCGACTTGCGCGAGCTGATGCTGATCTGCGACCGGATCGGCGTGATGTCGGCCGGCCGCATGACCGCCGTGTTCGAACGCGGCAACTGGACCCAGGATGCGCTGCTGGCCGCGGCGTTCGCCGGCTTCGGCCGCGACGCGCTGCCGGAAGGCGCGCGCCACCTGGATGCGCAAGCGGCGCCGCGCGCGGCTTCCGGCACTTCGACCACAGGACGACAGCAATGA
- a CDS encoding ABC transporter permease: MTQPPVSPSDAGAQQDVTERRARTLSGTRLGLSNYLGLAGALAAMIALFSALSSHFLTYDTFSTIANQIPDLVVMSVGMTFVLIIAGIDLSVGSVLALAASMVSVAALKWQWGPLPAALIGIAVATATGSLTGAITVGWRIPSFIVSLGVLEAARGVAYQLTNSRTAYIGDAFDFLSNPIALGISPAFLIAVAVMIAAQFVLTRTVFGRYLVGIGTNEEAVRLAGVNPRPYKILVFALMGALAGLASLFQISRLEAADPNAGAGLELQVIAAVVIGGTSLMGGRGSVISTFFGVLIISVLAAGLAQIGANEPTKRIITGAVIVVAVVLDTYRSRRARAR, from the coding sequence ATGACCCAGCCTCCCGTATCCCCGAGCGACGCAGGCGCGCAGCAGGACGTGACGGAGCGCCGCGCGCGCACGCTGTCCGGCACGCGGCTCGGCCTGTCGAACTATCTCGGGCTCGCCGGTGCGCTCGCCGCGATGATCGCGCTGTTTTCGGCGCTGAGCTCGCATTTCCTGACCTACGATACGTTCAGTACGATCGCGAACCAGATCCCCGATCTCGTCGTGATGTCGGTCGGGATGACCTTCGTGCTGATCATCGCCGGCATCGACCTGTCGGTTGGCTCGGTGCTCGCGCTGGCCGCGTCGATGGTCAGCGTGGCCGCGCTGAAATGGCAGTGGGGGCCGCTGCCGGCCGCGCTGATCGGGATCGCGGTCGCGACCGCGACCGGCTCGCTGACCGGGGCGATCACGGTGGGCTGGCGGATTCCGTCGTTCATCGTGTCGCTCGGCGTGCTCGAGGCCGCGCGCGGCGTCGCTTATCAGCTGACGAATTCGCGCACGGCCTACATCGGCGACGCGTTCGATTTCCTGTCGAACCCGATCGCGCTCGGCATCTCGCCGGCGTTCCTGATCGCGGTCGCGGTGATGATCGCGGCACAGTTCGTGCTCACGCGTACCGTGTTCGGGCGCTATCTCGTCGGGATCGGTACGAACGAGGAAGCCGTGCGGCTCGCCGGGGTTAACCCGCGGCCGTATAAAATCCTCGTATTCGCATTGATGGGCGCGCTCGCCGGGCTCGCGTCGCTGTTCCAGATCTCGCGGCTCGAGGCCGCCGATCCGAACGCGGGCGCGGGCCTCGAACTGCAGGTGATCGCGGCCGTCGTGATCGGCGGCACGAGCCTGATGGGCGGGCGCGGCTCGGTGATCAGCACGTTCTTCGGCGTGTTGATCATCTCCGTGCTGGCCGCTGGGTTGGCGCAGATCGGCGCGAACGAGCCGACCAAACGGATCATCACCGGGGCGGTGATCGTGGTGGCGGTCGTGCTCGATACGTATCGCAGCCGGCGCGCCCGCGCCCGGTAA